The following are encoded in a window of Parambassis ranga chromosome 15, fParRan2.1, whole genome shotgun sequence genomic DNA:
- the gfral gene encoding GDNF family receptor alpha-like isoform X2, translating into MQLIHLEVILGTVITQISSISVSSSASDCLEAVNTCMSDLCKTEQALNSGICGDEGCQIKGSEVCNMTIHTALDRFPSLQGCVCAWEEELCGSIQELATQCLQKPVQQKRSTLMDWQSSTLTDYEGAGSCSDQIRVCVNDAICNRLLAPVLQACMPEQCDSERCQRVTQHFYGSMPQNMAEMLVMCECEASDQSCLQMKTGLQSGTCGDETWICQEAINRCVKESNCRHLLKTFQVKCWSSEDVQCSDSSLQTDEGFTLMDPILIRGTDAECKLAFLATLGTVLHHPCTCTGVYADDLRTCSRIHDVLHNRSHFMTSWKSSSGPSKASEISESQHVSTGPREYLLYTFAAVLLVGVVILMPLAVVSKIWMLRRSDRTKFHQLQKSNCVVIH; encoded by the exons ATGCAACTGATACATCTGGAAGTCATACTTG GGACTGTTATCACTCAGATATCCAGCATTAGCGTCTCATCCTCGGCTTCTGACTGTTTGGAAGCGGTGAATACCTGCATGTCAGATTTATGCAAGACTGAACAGGCACTTAACAGCGGCATCTGTGGTG ATGAAGGGTGCCAAATAAAAGGCTCAGAGGTCTGTAACATGACCATCCACACTGCACTGGACCGATTTCCCTCTCtgcagggttgtgtgtgtgcctgggaGGAGGAGCTCTGTGGCTCCATACAAGAGCTCGCCACACAATGTCTCCAAAAGCCAG TTCAGCAGAAGAGGAGCACATTGATGGACTGGCAGTCAAGCACTTTAACAGACTATG AGGGTGCTGGATCCTGCTCGGACCAAATTAGAGTTTGTGTCAATGATGCAATTTGTAACAGGCTCTTAGCACCCGTCCTTCAGGCTTGTATGCCAGAGCAGTGTGACAGTGAGCGCTGTCAGCGGGTCACTCAGCACTTCTATGGCAGCATGCCACAAAATATGGCAGAGATGCTGGTCATGTGTGAGTGCGAGGCCTCAGATCAGAGCTGTCTGCAGATGAAGACTGGTCTGCAGAGTGGCACATGTGGAGACGAGACCTGGATCTGCCAGGAAGCTATCAACCGGTGTGTTAAGGAGAGTAACTGCAG GCACCTTTTAAAAACGTTCCAAGTCAAATGCTGGAGCTCTGAAGACGTACAGTGCAGCGACAGCAGCCTCCAAACAGATGAAGGTTTCACCCTGATGGATCCAATCCTCATCCGTGGCACAGATGCTGAATGTAAATTAGCCTTCTTGGCTACTTTAGGCACAGTCCTCCACCATCCTTGTACCTGCACAGGAGTGTATGCTGATGATCTACGAACATGCAGCAGGATTCATGATGTACTTCATAACAGATCGCACTTCA TGACATCTTGGAAAAGCAGCAGTGGACCTTCTAAAGCTTCTGAAATCAGTGAATCTCAGCATGTCTCCACAGGGCCACGAG AGTACCTGCTGTATACTTTTGCTGCGGTGCTACTGGTTGGAGTTGTTATATTAATGCCTCTGGCTGTTGTCAGCAAAATATG GATGCTGAGAAGGAGTGATAGGACCAAATTTCATCAGCTTCAGAAAAGCAATTGTGTTGTTATTCACTGA
- the gfral gene encoding GDNF family receptor alpha-like isoform X1, with amino-acid sequence MQLIHLEVILGTVITQISSISVSSSASDCLEAVNTCMSDLCKTEQALNSGICGDEGCQIKGSEVCNMTIHTALDRFPSLQGCVCAWEEELCGSIQELATQCLQKPAVQQKRSTLMDWQSSTLTDYEGAGSCSDQIRVCVNDAICNRLLAPVLQACMPEQCDSERCQRVTQHFYGSMPQNMAEMLVMCECEASDQSCLQMKTGLQSGTCGDETWICQEAINRCVKESNCRHLLKTFQVKCWSSEDVQCSDSSLQTDEGFTLMDPILIRGTDAECKLAFLATLGTVLHHPCTCTGVYADDLRTCSRIHDVLHNRSHFMTSWKSSSGPSKASEISESQHVSTGPREYLLYTFAAVLLVGVVILMPLAVVSKIWMLRRSDRTKFHQLQKSNCVVIH; translated from the exons ATGCAACTGATACATCTGGAAGTCATACTTG GGACTGTTATCACTCAGATATCCAGCATTAGCGTCTCATCCTCGGCTTCTGACTGTTTGGAAGCGGTGAATACCTGCATGTCAGATTTATGCAAGACTGAACAGGCACTTAACAGCGGCATCTGTGGTG ATGAAGGGTGCCAAATAAAAGGCTCAGAGGTCTGTAACATGACCATCCACACTGCACTGGACCGATTTCCCTCTCtgcagggttgtgtgtgtgcctgggaGGAGGAGCTCTGTGGCTCCATACAAGAGCTCGCCACACAATGTCTCCAAAAGCCAG CAGTTCAGCAGAAGAGGAGCACATTGATGGACTGGCAGTCAAGCACTTTAACAGACTATG AGGGTGCTGGATCCTGCTCGGACCAAATTAGAGTTTGTGTCAATGATGCAATTTGTAACAGGCTCTTAGCACCCGTCCTTCAGGCTTGTATGCCAGAGCAGTGTGACAGTGAGCGCTGTCAGCGGGTCACTCAGCACTTCTATGGCAGCATGCCACAAAATATGGCAGAGATGCTGGTCATGTGTGAGTGCGAGGCCTCAGATCAGAGCTGTCTGCAGATGAAGACTGGTCTGCAGAGTGGCACATGTGGAGACGAGACCTGGATCTGCCAGGAAGCTATCAACCGGTGTGTTAAGGAGAGTAACTGCAG GCACCTTTTAAAAACGTTCCAAGTCAAATGCTGGAGCTCTGAAGACGTACAGTGCAGCGACAGCAGCCTCCAAACAGATGAAGGTTTCACCCTGATGGATCCAATCCTCATCCGTGGCACAGATGCTGAATGTAAATTAGCCTTCTTGGCTACTTTAGGCACAGTCCTCCACCATCCTTGTACCTGCACAGGAGTGTATGCTGATGATCTACGAACATGCAGCAGGATTCATGATGTACTTCATAACAGATCGCACTTCA TGACATCTTGGAAAAGCAGCAGTGGACCTTCTAAAGCTTCTGAAATCAGTGAATCTCAGCATGTCTCCACAGGGCCACGAG AGTACCTGCTGTATACTTTTGCTGCGGTGCTACTGGTTGGAGTTGTTATATTAATGCCTCTGGCTGTTGTCAGCAAAATATG GATGCTGAGAAGGAGTGATAGGACCAAATTTCATCAGCTTCAGAAAAGCAATTGTGTTGTTATTCACTGA